Proteins co-encoded in one bacterium genomic window:
- a CDS encoding rhomboid family intramembrane serine protease, translating into MYPYYYQTGFGYRLTSGVKKLIIVNGIIFILQLFFLNQLIGFLGLIPIRVFHEFMLWQIFTYMFLHGDVFHILFNMLALWMFGTNIEAVWGTKRFVHYYFLTGIGGGIATCLLSPNATIPSIGASAAIFGILVAYGMMFPDNIILLFGLFPMKARYFVILFGIIEFFACIKHTPDGIGHFAHLGGMVVGYLYLKNILSWEKITRIIAEAKNKRKEKTRENQKIEVRLIKERIDTLLDKISSEGMDSLTKEEKEFLKKASNFLQEHNL; encoded by the coding sequence ATGTATCCATATTATTATCAAACAGGATTTGGTTATCGATTGACTTCTGGAGTAAAAAAACTGATTATCGTTAATGGAATTATATTCATACTCCAATTATTTTTCTTAAATCAACTTATTGGTTTTTTGGGATTAATTCCGATACGAGTTTTTCATGAATTTATGCTGTGGCAAATCTTTACCTATATGTTTTTACATGGGGATGTTTTTCATATCCTCTTCAATATGTTAGCCTTATGGATGTTTGGAACTAATATCGAGGCAGTCTGGGGAACAAAGAGATTTGTTCACTACTACTTCTTAACAGGTATCGGTGGTGGAATAGCCACCTGCCTTTTATCCCCTAATGCAACTATCCCTTCAATTGGCGCATCAGCCGCTATTTTTGGCATATTAGTCGCTTATGGAATGATGTTTCCGGATAATATCATATTACTTTTTGGATTGTTTCCAATGAAGGCAAGGTACTTTGTTATCCTCTTTGGAATAATTGAGTTCTTCGCCTGTATAAAGCATACACCTGATGGCATAGGCCATTTCGCTCATTTAGGTGGGATGGTAGTTGGATACCTTTATTTGAAGAATATCTTAAGTTGGGAAAAAATAACAAGAATCATTGCAGAAGCAAAAAATAAGAGAAAAGAGAAAACGAGAGAAAACCAAAAGATAGAAGTCCGTCTTATCAAAGAACGGATTGATACCTTATTAGATAAGATATCCAGCGAAGGAATGGATAGTTTGACTAAAGAAGAAAAAGAGTTTTTAAAAAAGGCAAGCAATTTCCTTCAGGAACATAATTTGTAA
- a CDS encoding BsuBI/PstI family type II restriction endonuclease yields MADRSQSKPTGVAKRVSEALNILESIKVPKEQQNERSALTLLALLGMTTRKRWADATAPMLGITEMMNYFEKHFGKKYAPNTRETVRRFTIHQFVQMGLVIQNPDDSTRPVNSPDNRYQVVPTLLNLCHRYGSHSWNDSLKNFINNSESLRRLEPRERQMDLIPVNLPDGQQLKLTVGGQNELIRRIIEEFCPRFAPGGVLIYVGDTGNKQRHVEKDYLFNLGLMLDEHGKMPDVIVHLPKKNWLVLIEAVTSHGPIGLKRHNELKELFKDTTAGLVFVTAFLSRRAMTKFISDIAWETEVWIAEAPSHIIHFNGERFLGPYERQISGNSGNSGDTILNY; encoded by the coding sequence ATGGCTGATCGATCACAAAGCAAACCTACGGGAGTCGCAAAGAGAGTTTCTGAAGCACTGAACATCCTCGAGTCGATTAAGGTTCCAAAAGAACAGCAGAACGAGCGTTCTGCTCTTACGCTTCTTGCTCTACTGGGTATGACAACTCGGAAGCGATGGGCAGATGCTACGGCACCTATGCTTGGTATTACCGAAATGATGAATTATTTTGAGAAACATTTCGGCAAGAAGTATGCCCCGAATACCCGAGAAACAGTGCGTCGATTCACTATTCACCAATTTGTGCAGATGGGTTTGGTTATACAGAATCCAGATGATTCTACAAGACCTGTGAATAGTCCTGATAACCGCTATCAAGTAGTACCGACGCTCTTGAATCTTTGCCATAGGTATGGTTCCCACTCGTGGAATGATTCTCTGAAGAATTTCATAAACAACTCTGAGTCGCTTCGTCGGCTTGAACCAAGGGAGCGTCAAATGGATCTGATTCCAGTTAATCTCCCCGATGGTCAACAACTAAAGCTGACGGTTGGTGGTCAGAACGAGCTTATCAGAAGAATTATTGAGGAGTTTTGTCCAAGATTTGCTCCTGGAGGGGTACTGATCTATGTTGGCGACACAGGCAACAAGCAGCGACATGTAGAGAAGGACTATCTCTTCAATCTTGGACTGATGTTGGATGAACACGGGAAGATGCCTGATGTTATTGTTCATTTACCGAAGAAGAATTGGCTTGTCCTTATCGAAGCTGTTACAAGCCACGGACCTATTGGTCTAAAGCGACACAATGAGTTAAAAGAGTTATTTAAAGATACTACGGCGGGGCTGGTCTTTGTGACTGCTTTTCTCTCTCGACGAGCTATGACGAAATTCATTTCTGATATCGCGTGGGAGACCGAAGTCTGGATCGCTGAGGCGCCAAGCCATATCATTCATTTCAACGGTGAGCGGTTCCTTGGCCCATATGAGAGACAAATCAGTGGGAATTCTGGGAATTCTGGGGACACAATACTAAATTATTAA
- a CDS encoding Eco57I restriction-modification methylase domain-containing protein has product MEEEIMNTQIKVLEQTIKADENLLLSSIEVARREVTLQLDSRRRALMGQFLTPLSVAIFMADMFKCRKSFIRILDPGAGVGSLSAALIVSICRRHQRPKVIALTTYEIDPLLNTYLHKTLDLCRRVSEDAGIQFEARIVDQDFLEAGISSFTGDLFITGEKERFDCAILNPPYRKIHTKSRERKLLQSIGLETTNLYTGFLAVTAKLLVPGGEMVAITPRSFCNGLYFEPFRYFFLKEMQFRRIHVFDSRNRAFADDGILQENIVFQAIKSPAINDKVIVSSSLDLNDSNLKIRKTDHTDLIRPDDPHLFIRIVPDSNGDSIRNMIEKLDSNLRDLGLAVSTGRIVDFRAKHLLRPCPDENTAPLIYPCHLRGGFVEWPNYQTRKPNAILLEPGAEELFVSQKCYVLVKRFSAKEERRRIVAAVYDPRRVPAYKVAFENHLNYYHALDSELPLTRAKGLAAFLNSTIVDSYFRQFSGHTQVNATDLRCLRYPSWHKLEFLGRRIGKIFPPQDELDRIVKEAIYNG; this is encoded by the coding sequence ATGGAAGAAGAAATAATGAACACCCAAATAAAGGTTCTCGAACAAACTATAAAAGCAGATGAGAATTTACTTCTGTCATCAATTGAGGTCGCCCGCAGGGAAGTAACTCTTCAACTGGACTCTCGGCGACGTGCTCTCATGGGTCAATTTTTAACACCTTTGTCGGTTGCGATATTTATGGCCGACATGTTCAAATGCAGAAAATCCTTTATCCGCATTCTTGACCCTGGAGCTGGAGTAGGCTCGCTTTCGGCCGCTTTGATAGTTTCAATTTGCCGGAGGCATCAGCGTCCAAAAGTGATAGCCTTGACCACCTATGAAATAGATCCTCTGTTAAACACATATCTCCATAAGACACTTGATCTCTGCCGCAGAGTGAGTGAAGATGCGGGCATTCAATTTGAGGCACGTATTGTTGACCAGGACTTCCTGGAAGCAGGTATTAGTTCATTCACAGGCGATTTATTTATCACTGGAGAGAAGGAGCGATTTGACTGTGCGATCCTCAATCCACCCTATAGGAAAATTCATACCAAATCCCGAGAGAGAAAGTTGCTTCAATCTATTGGACTCGAGACAACTAACCTATATACTGGCTTTCTGGCAGTGACAGCTAAACTTCTCGTCCCAGGTGGAGAAATGGTTGCTATCACTCCAAGGAGTTTCTGTAATGGACTTTATTTTGAACCCTTCCGCTATTTTTTTCTAAAGGAAATGCAGTTCCGTCGCATTCACGTATTTGATTCGCGTAATCGAGCCTTCGCCGACGACGGAATTTTACAAGAAAATATCGTATTTCAGGCAATTAAGTCGCCGGCCATCAACGACAAAGTAATTGTCTCGTCAAGTCTTGATCTCAACGATTCGAACCTGAAAATTCGAAAAACAGATCACACAGATCTTATTCGGCCTGACGATCCTCATCTCTTCATTCGTATTGTCCCAGATAGCAATGGAGATTCAATCAGGAATATGATTGAAAAACTCGATTCGAATCTTAGAGATCTTGGCTTGGCAGTCTCGACCGGACGAATCGTAGATTTTCGAGCAAAACACTTACTCCGTCCCTGTCCAGATGAGAATACTGCTCCACTTATCTATCCTTGTCACCTTCGGGGTGGCTTTGTCGAATGGCCTAATTATCAAACTCGCAAGCCGAATGCTATCTTGCTTGAGCCAGGGGCAGAAGAACTTTTCGTCTCGCAGAAGTGTTATGTTCTCGTAAAGAGGTTTTCAGCAAAGGAGGAACGGCGTCGGATAGTGGCAGCGGTATATGACCCTCGTCGCGTTCCAGCTTATAAGGTTGCATTTGAAAATCACTTAAACTATTATCATGCTTTAGACTCGGAGTTGCCACTGACCAGAGCAAAGGGACTTGCTGCGTTTCTGAACTCGACAATCGTAGATTCCTATTTTCGGCAGTTCAGTGGACACACTCAAGTGAACGCCACCGACCTCCGTTGTTTGCGGTATCCATCATGGCATAAGCTTGAATTCCTTGGGCGGCGAATCGGCAAGATATTTCCGCCTCAAGATGAACTGGATCGCATAGTTAAGGAGGCTATTTACAATGGCTGA